The Paucidesulfovibrio gracilis DSM 16080 sequence CCCCCGTGCCGGGCCACCACGTCCACTTCGCGCACTGTCCTGGTAAGCACCTGTGCCAGGACGCAAAGAGCCGCGTCGCCCGCGTCGTGACCATAGGTGTCGTTGACCCGCTTAAAATGATCCACGTCCAACATGAGCAGGGACAGTGGCGAGCCGCTTCGCGCCGAACGGCGCAACTCCTGCCGGGCCAGTTCCATAAAATATCCCCGGTTCCAAAGACCGGTCAGCGCGTCCGTCCGGGCCAGGCGGCACATTTCCTCCAGGGCGCGTTTGCGTTCGGACACGTCCGCGATCACCCCCACGCAGCCGTGAGCGTGCACATCCCGCCCCGAGGCGCCGCCAGGACAAAAGCATGGGGATTCCCGGCTTTCCCCGGATTCGACCGCTCCCTCGTCCACATGGCAAAGCAGGGCCGCGCTGACCTCGCACCAGACCCGGCATCCCCGGACATCGCAAAGCTCGGCTTCCAAGCGGCGAATCCGCCCCCGGCCCTCCATTTCGCGAACATAACGCGAACAGGCCTCTTCATGACAAAACAAGTCCTCCACCCGGCGCACCCGACCGATCATCTCCTCGGGGGAGGCAAAACCGAACATGGCGGCCATGGCAGGATTGACCTCCAGAAGCTCGCCACGGGTGCCGGTACGAAAAATGCCCTCGGCCACATGCTCAAAGGTGCTGCGATACTTTTCCTCGCCCACGGCCAGCCGATGGTTCAACGCCCCAAGGGAACGCTGCATGCGGTCTCCCATGGTCACCAGCCGCCGGGCCTGACGGTGCAATTTGCGGTATTCATCCACGAGCCATTGAAAGTCCTCGGTTCCGATTCGGTCGGAATGCTGTAGAACGGTCTCGGCCCGACGCAACACGCTCTGCTCCCGATCAAAGACAAATCCGTTTTCCCGGCACGAATCCTTTCCCCGGCACGCAGCCGACTCCGGCATGTCGGGCGTGTCTCCGCCAGCGCTCGAAACATCGCCGGAATTCATCTGTTCCATCATTTTCATGGCACTCTCCTTCCCTGTGCGCGGAAAATTGATATTGAAATTCGTTTTCAACGTCAAGCCACACACGGCCAGAAAAACAACACGGCTTCCCTGTTGTTCCCCATCTATTCACCCTTTTTTATTGAACTAAAAAATGCTGCCCCCAAAGGCATATTCCCTGCGAAAAAAACATCCACCCGGTTGTTTTTTCTCGCCACCCCTTGAGGCGATCCGATCCGCCGATCCTTCAGATATGCGGCGCTACTCGGCGCAAGCAATATTCCTGGCTGAAGCGTGCGTTCGGCCCTGGAACGTCGATTCCTTTGCAATCGACAGCCCCGGCCCACCGCACGAAACGCCGGGCGCGCTTGTGCACAAGGAGCGGACCGAACCCGCCTTTTCCGTATCCGAAGGGTCAGCCGTTGCTGCGGGTAAGCCTTTGCAGCAGCGGAACAAGCCAGAACAGCAGAGCCAGCACTGATGTGGCCAGATATTGCAGCATCCGCAGTGCCAGGAGCAAGGCCACGATCTGCGTGGACGCCAATGCCGCGGCCTGGGCCGTGAAATAAAACAAGCCCTCGAACAGCCCCACCCCACCCGGGGTCAGGCCCAAGGCTCCAGCCAGTTGCGACGTGCATGCAAGAATGGAAGCGGGAACAAACGGCAAATCAAGCCCCAGACAGAGCGCCAGCACAGCGGCCCGAACGCCCAACAGCCCGATGCGCAACACGGCCCAGATATACAGCCCGGTCACGCGTCCCGGAGCTGTCGCGGCCTCCCAAAACCGAACGCTTCCTTGGTCCTGTTCCCGCCGCAGCAGGCGCGCGGCCAGCCGGACCAGCCCGGGGACCATGCGCCGGAACGCCAGCAGCAGCACACCGGCGCCGACCAAGACGCCCAGGGTCAGCAGCCCGATGGACACCTGGCTCCATCCCGCCAGCAACGCCAGGAGTCCCGGGAAAAGACAGACAATGACCAGGGTGTCGAACATCTTGTCCAGCAACGCCGTGCCGAACCCAAGCTTAAGGGAGGCTCCGTGGTGGCGCATGGCCCAGGTCTTGACCAAAAGCGGGGCCGCGGCCTTGGGCAAAACCTGGCAAAGCAGGTTTTCCAGGGTCTGGTAGCGCATGACCACACCCCATGCCGGAGCCGCGCCCTCCCGGACGGACCAGAGCAGCCGCCACTTGCTTACGGCGCAGTGCATGGCGGCCAGGGAGAGCAGCGCAAAGATCAGGAATGTGCTCGCGGAAATGCCGGACACCGTGGCCACGAAGTCTGCCCAACGGAACCCGGAGAGATGGATCAGCAGCCAAAACACGCCCACGGCAAAGGCGAATCCGCACAGGGAACGCACGAGATGCCCGCCCAGACGCGTCATGACTCAGTACCCCCAGACCTTGGCAACGGACCGCCCCAACAGACGCTCCAATTCCGGAATATCCCGGGCGAAGCGTTCCCGCAGGGCCGCTTTTTCCTCTTCCGGCACCACGGCGTGGGTCTTGTGTTCCTGGAACATGAGCCGGTTGAAGAGCCGGTTGCGTTTGACCGCGCCCACCCAGTTGGGTTTCCCCCACTGCCGCAGAGCCTTGGCCGTGCGCCAGGCCAGCCGCGCCAGACCTGGCACCCGCGCCCGCCGGGCGGGCCGGACCCGCTGATGCAGGCATTGCGGAACAAAAGAGGAGTCCACGCCGAGAAAGTCGTACAGTTCGCGGCAGAACGCCTCGGGATCCGCAAAAACCTCCTCGAACAGAAATACCCGGATATTTTCCCGGGGGAACAGCTCGTAAAACGGCTTCAGATTGCGCAGGTAGTCACTGTCGCGCTCCACCGTGGTGGACTTCAGATATTCGGCAAGGCTCGTGTGGGGATCGATTTCCGTGCTCAGGGCGTAATTATACCGGGAAACGATGCGGGCCACAGGTTCGCGCAGGCAGGCCGTGAGCTTCACGTCCGGCAGGGCTTCGCGGATGCGTTCGGCATAGGCGCGGTCCAGGAAGTAATCATGGGCCACCTCGCCCCGAACCCGGTTCCCGGCCGCCTCGAAATGCCGGGCATACCAGTCCAGCCCCAGATCGTACTGATGGTCGAAATAGGACACGTCCTTGGCAATGGGTACGAAGATGCCGGGATGCTCGCGCAGCACTTCATAAATCCAGGAAGAACCGGACTTGGCCGCGCCGATGTGAAGAAAATGGGGAAGATTTCTGGTCATATGATGTGATTTTCGGTTGAGGTGCGGGCCGATTCGTGTCCCGGAGCCGTGGTTCTAGCCGGAACGCCGCCGACGCCAGGCATGCAGGCCGCACAAGGCACCGGACCAGACCAATGGGGTTATCTGCCAACTGTACCGGGGCAGACCATGCGTCACAAGCGCGTTGAAGCTCACCAGCGGAATCACGGCCAGAAGCGCGCAGACCATGTCGAACCGCCGCTGCCGCAAAGCCGCGACCATGCCGTACGCGTACATGCCGTACACCAGGACCATGAACACGCTGAACGTGGGATCCTGGATATTGCGAAAGCCGATAGGGATGCTCACCAACAGGTGGCGGACCGGGTGTTCCAGAATGCGCTGGATGGCCAGGGAACGCAGGTGTCCGTCCAGGGCCGCGGGATCGTCCCGAAAGGTTTCGCTGAGTTCGCCGTATTCTTGCAGGGCGCTGATGCGCGCACCTTCAGGATATTCACGGTCCAGAAATTGATAGGTCTGTTCATCGGCAAAGGCCTTGAGCAGCTGCTTGGGCAGGCCGTAGCTCCAATATAAAAATGAAGCCCCGTAGGTGGCCGGATCCATGCGGTTGTAGTGAGCACGCAGCAACAACACCTTGCCGCCCCGGTCCGAAAGGCTGTGCCGATGCAGCAATTGGGAGTTGCGGTAATGCCAGGGACCAACCACCAGCCCCACCCCCAGCAGCAGCAATACGAACCCCGCCAAAATCCGGCCGCGGTCGCGCCGCGTAAACAGGGCGGCTACGGGCAGGGACAAGGCCACAAAAGGCAACACGTATTCCCACTGGGCAAAGGTCAGGGTCACCCCGCCAAAAAGCAGCCCGGCAAGGCAAAAATACGGGAACGAACGGTCGCGCATGGCTTTGTACAGGCTCGCCGCAAACATGGTGACCAGGAAAATGCCGAACATTTCCGAGTAGAACCGCTCGACATACCGCTGCAACACCGGATTGAAGGCCAGCAGCCACAAACACCAATGGGCGTATGCCGGGCTTTTGGTAATGTCATAGACCATCCACGCGCCAGCCAGGGCCGTGGCCAAAAGCAAAAGCACCTGCAAATATTTCAGCCAAATATACGCCGGATCAAGGGCATGGGCCTTGTTGTCATGGAACCAGGACGCATCCGCATCCCACAGCGGGGGCAGCACGCGCATGCCCAGGGAAAGAAAAAACGCATACGCGGGCGGGCGAAACGCGTCCGGCTCGGGGACCATGGAGGGCGAAGGCGCGGACTGCGAAGAATAGACGTTGTGCTGCAAGAGGTTATACGCGCCGTTGAGGTATTGCGGCGCGTCCCCGGCGGGATGTGCGGTCGGCTCCATCTTACCCAGGGAAAACCCGAAAAACACCGGAACGAACAGCAACAGCAGGACCAGCAGGTGCCGGCGGCGATCCCATCCGGTCAGGGCGTTGCGTATTCGGCTCCAGAAAGACGCCATGGACTATTTCCGCCGACAGCCCATCTTGACGATCAAATCCGCCAGCAGACCAAAGAAAAGGGTCTGCACGCCAAACAATCCCACGCCGAGCGTAAAGTTTACGTGCTCGATGGGCTTGGCCGCGTCGCCGAACACCCAGTCCAGCAGGTCGAACCCGCCCACCAGGGTCGCGAGCAGAATAAGCGCCACGGCAATGGGACCGAACAGACGAATGGGATTGATGCCCACGATGACCTGGGCGATCTGCAAAAGCACCTTGAAGGGATACTTCCAGGAGATGAAGGAGGAACCCGTGGTGCGCTCGTTGAAATGCACATCCACATGAGCAAAGCGCATTCCCCG is a genomic window containing:
- a CDS encoding sensor domain-containing diguanylate cyclase translates to MKMMEQMNSGDVSSAGGDTPDMPESAACRGKDSCRENGFVFDREQSVLRRAETVLQHSDRIGTEDFQWLVDEYRKLHRQARRLVTMGDRMQRSLGALNHRLAVGEEKYRSTFEHVAEGIFRTGTRGELLEVNPAMAAMFGFASPEEMIGRVRRVEDLFCHEEACSRYVREMEGRGRIRRLEAELCDVRGCRVWCEVSAALLCHVDEGAVESGESRESPCFCPGGASGRDVHAHGCVGVIADVSERKRALEEMCRLARTDALTGLWNRGYFMELARQELRRSARSGSPLSLLMLDVDHFKRVNDTYGHDAGDAALCVLAQVLTRTVREVDVVARHGGEEFVLMLPETDSRNARNAADRLLEQVRACEVRCGGKLFGMTVSVGVTTTIGGAHTLDELLKLADIALYAAKKNGRNRMEFYRRELP
- a CDS encoding lysylphosphatidylglycerol synthase transmembrane domain-containing protein; the encoded protein is MTRLGGHLVRSLCGFAFAVGVFWLLIHLSGFRWADFVATVSGISASTFLIFALLSLAAMHCAVSKWRLLWSVREGAAPAWGVVMRYQTLENLLCQVLPKAAAPLLVKTWAMRHHGASLKLGFGTALLDKMFDTLVIVCLFPGLLALLAGWSQVSIGLLTLGVLVGAGVLLLAFRRMVPGLVRLAARLLRREQDQGSVRFWEAATAPGRVTGLYIWAVLRIGLLGVRAAVLALCLGLDLPFVPASILACTSQLAGALGLTPGGVGLFEGLFYFTAQAAALASTQIVALLLALRMLQYLATSVLALLFWLVPLLQRLTRSNG
- a CDS encoding sulfotransferase family protein; this encodes MTRNLPHFLHIGAAKSGSSWIYEVLREHPGIFVPIAKDVSYFDHQYDLGLDWYARHFEAAGNRVRGEVAHDYFLDRAYAERIREALPDVKLTACLREPVARIVSRYNYALSTEIDPHTSLAEYLKSTTVERDSDYLRNLKPFYELFPRENIRVFLFEEVFADPEAFCRELYDFLGVDSSFVPQCLHQRVRPARRARVPGLARLAWRTAKALRQWGKPNWVGAVKRNRLFNRLMFQEHKTHAVVPEEEKAALRERFARDIPELERLLGRSVAKVWGY